In Oreochromis niloticus isolate F11D_XX linkage group LG5, O_niloticus_UMD_NMBU, whole genome shotgun sequence, a single window of DNA contains:
- the tnfrsf1b gene encoding tumor necrosis factor receptor superfamily member 1B precursor yields MKDMLLLLFLLCAQTIKVCSTPYKSENGQCHNDTEYMDSGLCCTKCRPGYRRGTSCTETTDTVCTPCPPDQYQENFNYYPNCATCQKCREEKGLQYAQSCSSTTPSKCICRPGRYCIMGYDDPYCSDCRKYKQCRPGTGVTAKGTPSSDVKCKPCPEGTFSDKTSSTDPCQPHTDCNGRAVLRKGNTTSDTVCEPYSTADNHKKGVGTTPSTSTTTVAPSSGSTAPLRSTAQSISVSEESSTYLITSRVTQQPDSKYVIIIASVTGFLIITIPLLILFLLCYYQKICKKDTASLSPKVDANGNCETADEKYTGKTQLSLFKVASQENECLLEKGEASSDHSHCTTNTETLTRTDGCSSQESISPLHSTFALDNPLSVLSEPMTLLSNIESAAPQPSIQTQTSSQPSSPQIITPMTTSPHVNVNITLHIGNGSCGTPAFIPADLIKPDCKLPYGEEEESFSTPQQEDGKQSLMSVPESSTYCTEHTEQDSYA; encoded by the exons GTTTGCTCTACACCCTACAAGAGTGAAAACGGACAGTGTCACAATGACACAGAGTACATGGACAGTGGCCTGTGCTGTACAAAGTGTCGCCCTG GCTATCGACGGGGCACAAGTTGCACTGAAACTACCGATACTGTGTGTACACCATGTCCTCCGGATCAGTATCAAGAGAACTTTAACTACTATCCAAACTGTGCTACCTGTCAAAAATGCAGAGAAG AAAAGGGTTTACAGTATGCACAGAGCTGCTCCTCTACAACACCGTCCAAGTGTATTTGCAGACCTGGGAGGTACTGCATCATGGGATATGACGATCCATACTGCTCAGACTGTAGAAAATACAAACAATGCAGACCTGGCACTGGAGTGACTGCAAAAG GCACACCAAGTTCAGATGTGAAGTGTAAACCATGTCCCGAAGGCACGTTCTCTGACAAAACCTCCTCCACTGACCCCTGCCAGCCCCACACAGA CTGCAATGGGAGGGCTGTTCTTAGAAAAGGCAATACTACCTCAGACACTGTGTGTGAACCGTACTCAACAGCTGACAATCACAAGAAGGGTGTCGGTACAACTCCAAGCACAAGCACGACCACAGTTGCACCAAGCTCAGGCTCGACGGCTCCGCTAAGAAGCACTGCACAATCTATCTCAGTTTCAGAAGAATCCTCCACCTATTTAATAACAAGCCGAGTGACCCAACAGCCTGACAGTAAATATG TTATAATAATTGCTTCCGTCACTGGATTCCTTATCATCACCATCCCCCTCCTCATCCtttttctgctatgttattatCAAAAAATCTGCAAGAAAG ACACTGCAAGTTTATCTCCTAAGGTGGATGCAAACGGAAACTGTGAGACTGCTGACGAA AAATACACTGGGAAAACTCAGCTGAGTTTATTCAAAGTTGCATCACAAGAAAATGAGTGCCTGCTAGAAAAAGGGGAAGCCAGCAGTGACCACAGTCACTGCACAACCAATACCGAAACTTTAACTAGAACTGATGGTTGCAGCAGCCAGGAATCCATCAGCCCTTTACACTCCACTTTTGCTCTTGACAATCCATTGTCTGTTCTGTCCGAGCCCATGACTTTGCTCTCCAACATAGAATCTGCTGCACCACAGCCCAGTATCCAAACACAGACGTCCTCTCAGCCCAGCAGCCCGCAGATCATCACGCCCATGACTACCAGCCCACACGTCAACGTTAACATCACTTTGCACATAGGAAACGGGTCCTGTGGGACACCAGCTTTCATACCCGCTGACTTGATAAAACCTGACTGTAAGCTCCCCtatggagaggaagaggagtccTTTAGCACCCCACAGCAAGAAGATGGCAAACAGTCACTAATGTCAGTGCCGGAGAGTTCCACTTACTGCACCGAGCACACAGAGCAAGACTCATATGCATGA